Below is a genomic region from Rhizobium sp. 9140.
CGTCGGGCGAACGCTGGAGGCAGCGCTCGGCTACTATATCAATCCGCTTTTCTCGATCTTCCTCGGCGCCGTGCTGCTGAAGGAAAAGCTGAACCGGGCGCAACTGGTCTCCATCGGCTTTGCGGTCGCCGCCGTGGCCATCATCGCCGTCGATGCCGGCGGGCTGCCCTGGGTGTCGCTCGGGCTCTGCATATCCTGGGGGTTCTACGCCTTCTTCCGCAAGACCTTGCCGGTTGGCCCGAACCAGGGCTTCTTTCTGGAGGTCATGCTCCTCTCCGTGCCGTCGCTTGCCTATATTTTCTATCTGGAAAGCTCGGGACAGGGGCATTTTACCGATACAGGCATCGCCGATGTGGTCTGGCTCGTTTCCTCTGGCGTCGTCACCGCCGTGCCGCTGCTGTTTTATGCCAACGGCGCGAAGCTCCTGCGCCTCTCCACCATCGGCATCATGCAGTATATCGCCCCAAGCATGGTGTTTCTCATCGCGGTGTTCGTCTTTCACGAGCCGTTCGGCATGGTGAAGCTGATGGCGTTCGGGCTGATCTGGATGGCGCTGGTGATTTACACGGGCTCGATGCTCGTGGAAAGCCGGAATGCCCGACAGGCGGCAGCGGTTCGGAAGGTCTGATTCGGCAACGCTTAGCCGCAATGTGAGCCGCGCGTTTGACGCGGCTGCACCTTACAGCTTGTCGATGATATCGCTCTCGCCGCCGCGATCGACCGTACCGGCCCAGTGGGCTTTCAGCGCGGGCACCACTTCATCCGGATCATCGATGACCAGCGGCTGCACGAGATGCGCGGTGTGGATGAAGCCGCTATCGGCCATGTGGTGGATCAGCTTC
It encodes:
- the rarD gene encoding EamA family transporter RarD is translated as MADRTDEPLATTGAVPTAVVPGNGDSPRGFLLAAIAYACWGFLPLFMKGIGHIPAAEVVAHRIVWSVPLVGAFILWLGRTADLKVALRSPRMLAMAALTATLVTFNWGIYVWAISVGRTLEAALGYYINPLFSIFLGAVLLKEKLNRAQLVSIGFAVAAVAIIAVDAGGLPWVSLGLCISWGFYAFFRKTLPVGPNQGFFLEVMLLSVPSLAYIFYLESSGQGHFTDTGIADVVWLVSSGVVTAVPLLFYANGAKLLRLSTIGIMQYIAPSMVFLIAVFVFHEPFGMVKLMAFGLIWMALVIYTGSMLVESRNARQAAAVRKV